Proteins encoded by one window of Roseibium sp. Sym1:
- a CDS encoding M20 aminoacylase family protein — MPIVNRLADLADEITAWRRDIHENPEVLYETVRTAEKVSELLQSFGIDEIATGIGKTGVVGVIKGRNGGAGKTIALRADMDALPIEEATQKPYASKIPGKMHACGHDGHTAMLLGAAKYLAETRNFDGTVVVIFQPAEEGGAGAKAMIDDGLMTRWPIEEVYGMHNFPGMPVGEFAIRKGPIMAATDEFRVTITGRGGHAAKPHETIDPIVVGSQMVTALQTIASRNADPLDSVVVSVTVFQGGNAFNVIPQEVLLRGTVRTLSPKMRDLAQARMETIVRSVADTFDARAVLEFRRGYPVTANHDAQTDFAAEIAEGIAGLGKVNRNIEPMMGGEDFSYMLEERPGAFIFAGNGDSAGLHHPEYDFNDELIPVGCSYWVKLVETALPTAA, encoded by the coding sequence ATGCCCATCGTTAACCGCCTCGCAGATCTGGCCGACGAGATCACCGCCTGGCGCCGCGACATCCACGAAAATCCCGAAGTCCTCTATGAAACCGTGCGCACGGCGGAAAAGGTGTCCGAGCTCCTGCAGAGCTTCGGCATCGACGAAATCGCGACCGGCATCGGCAAGACCGGCGTTGTCGGCGTGATCAAGGGCCGCAACGGCGGCGCGGGCAAGACCATCGCCCTGCGCGCCGACATGGACGCCCTGCCGATCGAGGAAGCCACGCAGAAACCCTACGCCTCCAAGATCCCGGGCAAGATGCATGCCTGCGGCCATGACGGCCACACAGCCATGCTGCTGGGCGCGGCCAAGTATCTTGCCGAAACCCGCAATTTCGACGGCACGGTGGTGGTCATCTTCCAGCCGGCAGAAGAAGGCGGCGCCGGTGCCAAGGCGATGATCGACGACGGGCTGATGACCCGGTGGCCGATCGAGGAAGTCTACGGCATGCACAATTTCCCGGGCATGCCGGTTGGCGAGTTCGCCATCCGCAAGGGGCCGATCATGGCCGCCACTGACGAATTTCGCGTTACCATCACCGGCCGGGGCGGCCATGCCGCCAAGCCGCATGAAACCATCGACCCGATCGTCGTCGGCTCCCAGATGGTCACCGCATTGCAGACCATTGCCAGCCGCAATGCCGACCCGCTTGATTCCGTCGTCGTCTCCGTCACGGTGTTTCAGGGCGGCAACGCCTTCAACGTCATCCCGCAGGAAGTGCTGCTGCGCGGCACGGTACGCACGCTCAGCCCTAAAATGCGCGACCTCGCCCAGGCGCGCATGGAGACCATCGTCAGGTCCGTCGCCGACACGTTCGACGCCAGGGCCGTCCTGGAATTCCGGCGCGGTTATCCGGTCACGGCCAACCACGACGCCCAGACCGATTTCGCAGCCGAGATCGCCGAAGGCATTGCCGGCCTCGGCAAGGTCAACCGGAACATCGAGCCGATGATGGGCGGCGAGGATTTCTCCTACATGCTGGAAGAGCGTCCGGGGGCGTTCATCTTCGCCGGCAACGGTGACAGCGCCGGCCTGCACCATCCGGAATACGACTTCAACGACGAGCTGATCCCGGTCGGCTGCTCCTACTGGGTCAAGCTCGTCGAAACCGCCCTGCCCACGGCGGCCTGA
- a CDS encoding class I SAM-dependent methyltransferase, which translates to MPAIEDPAAFITRETRVRPVPHAEEILLHVADEAMELWQKTEEDLGKLGLAPPFWAFAWAGGQGLARYLLDNPGQVAGKRIVDFACGSGLVGIAAMMAGASSCHAVDIDPFALTATRLNAALNKVSISVETADITEARLPEADLVICGDVFYDSQMAGKVLRFLDRLQEAGIEVLVGDPGRSYLPRERLSELADYRVPVIGALEDNEIKHTRVFRLEKK; encoded by the coding sequence ATGCCCGCAATCGAGGATCCGGCCGCGTTCATAACCAGGGAAACCCGGGTCAGGCCCGTGCCGCATGCGGAGGAGATCCTCTTGCATGTGGCCGACGAGGCCATGGAGCTCTGGCAGAAGACGGAAGAGGATCTGGGTAAACTCGGTCTCGCGCCACCCTTCTGGGCCTTTGCCTGGGCGGGCGGCCAGGGCCTTGCCCGCTACCTCCTGGACAACCCCGGGCAGGTCGCCGGAAAACGCATCGTCGATTTTGCCTGCGGTTCCGGCCTGGTCGGCATCGCCGCGATGATGGCCGGGGCAAGCTCCTGCCATGCGGTCGACATCGATCCCTTCGCGCTGACGGCCACGCGGCTCAACGCAGCGCTGAACAAGGTTTCGATCAGCGTTGAAACGGCGGATATCACCGAGGCCCGGCTTCCGGAGGCCGATCTCGTCATTTGCGGCGATGTCTTCTACGACAGCCAGATGGCCGGCAAGGTGCTGCGCTTCCTCGACCGGCTGCAGGAGGCCGGCATAGAGGTGCTCGTCGGCGACCCCGGCCGCTCCTACCTGCCGCGGGAGCGCCTGAGCGAACTGGCCGACTACCGTGTTCCGGTCATCGGCGCGCTGGAAGACAATGAGATCAAACACACCAGGGTCTTCCGGCTGGAGAAAAAATAA